TTAGCTCTGTGCTCTGGAAACATGGCCACCCCTGCTTGTGTCCAGCCTGACTCCGTGTGCTGGGGGAACATACGACCAAGGGGCCACCCTGGGCATGGGCATCTGGAGAGGACGTGTTCccttgtggcagtgctgtgatgGCTGTTCTACTCTCCCTTGGCAGGACTTTGGAAGGCATGAGGGGCGACTCCTCAGCATGCTGGAGTTCTCGGAGAGCAAATCTGCAGGTGGGAAGTTGCTTTCTGTGCCTGCCTGGCTGGGTCAGGGTTGCTGAACCTTCCCTTTCCTAGCGGCCTCCTTTTGGGGCCTTCAGTTGCTGCTGCGGGTCCCAGCTTGGCCTGGGCTGTGCGGGCAGCACGTTCTCCTTGGAGGAGCCTGCTcttcctgagcagagcaggaggCTGTGGGCTTAGCTGGCCTTTGCATCCCCCTCAGGAGGCCCAAGGCTGCCACAAAGACCTGGGGCAGGAAACGCTGGCACACTGGAGGATATGTCAGTGATGACATAGCCCAGGTCCTCATTGCTGAGGAACGGTTGTGCCTTCTTGGTGGCTCCCAGACCGAGAAGAGGGTGGCTGGCCTGCTGAGTGTGCTGCAGGCTCTGAGGACTGTGCCGGGGCTCCTGCGGCCGGGCATGACCGTCTGTTCCTGCTGGCAGGGCACGCGGCAGACTGGGATCCTGCCCCGGTGCCCAGAGCTCAGGTGGgggtgtgctctgagccactgcgTCAAGAAATGTCCATGCATCCACCTGCTACCTTGgggtggcagagcactgcctTCCCTGCCTGGGCACAGTGCTTCCCCCCATGGGTCTGGGGCAGGTGATGACAGAGAAATGCTCTTCACGGCATCCTCCTCCCCTCACCAGCGCTCTCCCCTGGCTCCACACTCAACAGAGGGCTGATGTGCACGCTTTCGTTGCAGGTGCTGATGCAGGGACCGCCCTCTCTGGACTAGGAGACCGACAGTcgcctcctgctttctcctcccGAGCTGAGGATGAGGCTGAGGATAGCCCGCGCTCCCCTTTGCACGTTCCTTTCagcatttcccctgcaaaatcGCGCGTCTCCGTTTCAGAAGCCACAGACTGCTTGGTGGACTTGGAGCCACACCTGGCTCTTCGCTTGGGCAGTCGGCAACAGACCAAAGCCTGCCGGCGGAGAAAGAGGAAATTCTGAGATGAGCAGTGCAGAGGGCCTCCCAGGGCGACTTCGTGAGTCGTGAGCCGCAGGAGTGCTCGGCCAGTGAGGACCTGCGCAGTGCCGTACCCATGCTTCACCTGCAGCCTTGTTCTCCCACCCCCCTTTTATATGTTTTATATGATCTGTGCAGGGAGTGCTGGGTGGAGAAGTGACTGTGTTTTATAGGTGCCTGTGCAGCTTTGCTTTCCtgttaaagaaatggaaatatatttatgtatgtttttatGAAACTGCAGCAACACGGAGGAGCTATGCTGTCTTTCTCTGGGGAACGGGGAGGcgctggagggaggagaggaggaatagCAGATGCGTCTAAAATCACGCTTCCCGAGGCCTGTCTTTGGGCTCCTGGGGGCTGgaaggtggtgtgagcacagggccGTCTCTGCCCAGGCTGCGTGCGGCCAGTGCAGGGTGCTGCGGTGCCTGTTCTGGGAGCGCTCCAAGGTGACAGCGTGCAGCAGGCAACAGTGCAGACAACTGCGTGGCGGCTGCTGGCCCGGATCAGGAGGCTGGCGCTGCTGGGGGCTGAGCGGGAGCTGAGGACCCTGGCCAGCCGGGCTGGTGCCAGATGTGAGCTCAGCTGGTGGCTCTGGGGGCTGTGTAATCCAGCTGCTGTGGGGTTCTTTGTCCTCTCCGGCATCGGTTTGTGCACGAGCCAGCATCCCTACTTGCTTCTGGCAGGAGGAAGCCTGTCTGTGCCCCCACGATGGTGCTCTGATGTGAGCTTTTGCCACCAGCTGTTCCCTTTCCGCTCTGCAGAGCTAGGGGAGCTGCACGTGACTGGCTTTCCCTCCTGGGAGGCTCACCCTTGCCTGCTGGTGCGGGCAGCTTCAGAGGGCACGTTCGTGCCAGCTGAGAGCCAGAGCCAAGGGAAGCGTAGACCAGGCAGGCAGTGCCAGAGCCATGACCCCTGTGTCCTCGGTGTGTCTGCTGGGTGGCCTTGCCACCGGCAGGTGGGTGCTGTTGCGTCAAGCCAGGCGAGACCCCATTTTGATCTCCTTGGCCGAGAGTCTCTCTTCCTAGCTCAGGGGTGTGGAGTGCCCTGTGCTGGCACCTGGGGGGGCTTGTCCTGCCCCTACtacctaccccccccccccaactcagtgAAGGCACTGCTGCTTTATGCTCATAGCCCCAGGGGCTTCGGGGGCAGCACAGAGCCtcgggctgggagctgctggtgctCGGAGCCTTCGGGCAGCAGGGCGGCTCAGCCTCCCTCCCGGCGCTGCGTTGCAggggccctgccccagccgcggCCTCCCGGGACGGCCCCCTGTTTACCCAGGGAGCAGCCTCACCTCCTGCTGCGGAGCCCCTCATTAGGAAGGGGAGGGCTCATTAATGTGCCTGCTTAATTAATGGGACGGGTTGACACTCAGCTAATTAAAATTTGGGCTCAAATTTAAAAGTGCTAATTGGAAACGCAGCCGAATGCAAATTGGCCTGGAAATAGGCCACCCTGGCTTGGGACCGAGTCCCAGCCAGGGGTGCACCTGCACTGGTGAAGCTGTGGTGAAGCTGGACTGGGGTGGTGCCAGGACACCCCGGGGATGGGCACGGGGCGCCCAGGGGCATCCCAGGCAGCAACAGGCCACCCTATTGGTCATTACTGGGGCCAACAACGCAGCGTCCTGGCCAATGGCATGGCAGAGCATCCCTAGGGGCTCTGCATCCGTTGCCAAGGCAACAGCATCTGCGCTGGCAACGGTCCCCGGGCGCTGGGCCCAGCACCCCACCATCTACGGGCCTCCCACCATcgggcctgccccccccccccgccgcaggaGCCATGTCCCACCCTGCGCCCCGCGGCCCTGGGGGTGGCCAGCCGCCCTCCCGGGGCCACGGTCCGACCACCTTCACCACCGATATCATCCTTCTCCTCCCACGGGGCCTGGTGGTGGTCCACGACGAGAGGAGCTGGGTGCCCCTGGCCCGCTCCCTGAACCGGTGAGGGGTCGGGTCCGCGGGGCCAAGGCACAGGGTGCTCCTGCAAGCCGggtgccggccccggcgctggcaTGGCCTTGGCTGGGCAAAGCCAGGTGTGCAGAAAGCCCAGAGCTGTGTGCCGGCCGGGACGTGAGGGGAAGCTGCTGTTGGcactggggccggggcagggagcagggcgcgagctggggctgagcaggcTCCCCTTGGGCACTTGCACCTTCCCTCCCTGGAGACAAACCAGCCTCCGGCCTCTTCCCCATGGAGGGGAGATGTGGGCAGGCTGACGCGGGGCCAGCCCCCTTCTCCGGCAACGCTGGGCCACGACGGTACCATCTCCGCCGCGTGGCGCAACCGTCGCGGGCTCCTGGGTCGGGTTGGCAGGGGCAGGATGCTGGGAAGGCGCAGGGCACAGGCACAGCGGGGAGGCGCCTGGCTGCCCACGCGCGGGCAGGCACGTGCCCCAGCCTGGGTCCTCCTGTGGGCTGGGGCTCAGCTGGGTGACGCGCCACCTCCTGCCACGCAGGCCCCAGCAGGATCTTCAGCTGGGCCGCTGCGATGAGGCTCCCGCCCTCACGCCGGTAAGGCTGCTTCCTGCCCTGGTGCCCTCTTGGGAGGGAGGTCTTCCGGACGGGCCCTAATGAGCCGCTACCAGGTGCAACGAGTCCTGCTGGAGCTCACCCTGTCGCTGGAGACGCTGCAGGCGGTGAAGGGCCGCCTGCAGGAGGCTATGGCCGAGGGGCTGAGCCGGCAGACGCACGCGCGGGCCACCGTGCAGATGCTGCCCACCTACATCTGCTCCACGCCTGACGGCACCGGTgaggcagcccggggccggggagACGCGTTGCTCTGCCGCCCCGCACGCCTccgcggggacggggctgccAGGGCCGGCTGCGACGGGAGCCCCCACCTCGCGCTGCCTTACGGGGCCgtgggctgcccctgccctgcctccgCCGCGGGGCAGAGGCCGGGAGCCCgttccccagcccctgcagctggGGAATCGCTGCCTGCCCCGGGGGCGAGCGGCTGCAGCCGGGACGGGCTGAGGAGGAGATTCGGGGCTGGCAGGGGGATTTGACGCCACCTCCGCTGCCCGGCAGAAAAGGGTGACTTCCTGGTGGTGGAGCTGCGCCGGAGCCACGTGCGGACCCTGTGGGTGACCCTGGCGGGCGACGGGAACCAGAGCCCCCAGCTGCAGGACCAGCTCTTCGACATGCCGGAGGACATCACGCAGGGCAAGGGGGAAGCGGTACGGGATGGgctggggcggagggcggccacGGGTGCACTGCCGGGCTTGGGTGCTGGCGAGAAGAGCCgtggcccggccccggggcaccAGCGGGGGCGAGCGGCAGTAACCTCCGGCCATGCCGTCGCAGCTCTTCAACTTCATCGCGCAATGCCTGTGCCAGTTCCTGGACGGCGTCTGCCCTGGCGACCCCCAGCAACGCCTCCCCTTGGGCTTCGTCTTCCCTTTCAGCTGCCGGCAGACGCGGCTGGACCAGGTGAGCGAGGCGTGCCCagggccgccggcgcggcccgctccCCCCAGCGCCCCGGCAGCGAGGGGGCCAACGGCGCCGCTGTGCTCTCCGCAGGGCGAGCTCATCGCCTGGTCCAAGGGCTTCCACTGCAGCGAGGTGGAGGGGCAGGACgtggtgcagctgctgcaggcagccaTCAACAAGCAGGAGGTGGGGAGCTGGGCGAGGGTCCCGGCCGGGGTGCTGCGCCCCGAGGGGCTGACGCGGCTCTCGCTCCGCTCCTGGCCAGCGCTACCATGTGGATGTCGTCGCCCTGATGAACAACACGGTGGGCACCATGATGAGCTGCAGCACGGAGGGGATGCCCTGCGAGGTCGGCTTGGTCATCGGTGAGTGGTGGGCGCCCCGTGGGCCAGCACGGCAGGTGCTGgtgggccccgtgctggtgctcaccgccctgccgccccggctcccTGCAGACGTGGGCACCAACAGCTGCTTCATGGCTGAAGCATGGCACGTGGAGATGGCAGAGGAGACCAGCGGGCGGATGTGCGTCAACACTGAATGGGGCTCCTTCGGAGACAACGGTGCCCTGAGCGATGTCCTGACCTGCTATGACCAACGTGTGGATGAGGAGTCCGCCAAGCCCGGGGAGAAGAggtgcagccccctccccagcaagGGCAGGGTCCCTGGGTGCCTGCCCAGTGCTGGGGTGACAAACACGAGCAAACGGCCCCTGCAGTGCTCTTGGGTGCTCTCGCAGGGCCGGGagggtgctggggcagtgccGGGCACGGGCAAGGGCAGCCATGCCGGGGAAGAGAGGCTGTGGGTGCTGACACTCATGGGGGCTTTACGCAGGTTTGAGAAGCTTGTCGGTGGCTTGTACCTCGGGGAGATCGTCCGGCACGTGCTGGCCAAGCTGGCCGCAGAGGGTGCGCTCTTTGGCGGGGGCGGCGTCCCCGTCCTGGGGACCAAGGACGTGTTCAAGACCCAGCAGGTCCTGGAGATGATCGAGTGAGTGTCTCAGGGTTGGGGGCTGCCATGGGCATGcaatggggggcagggggggggtgCGACGAGCGGGTGGCACCCAGCTGGGAGCGGGTGACATCCCGCCAGGAGCAGGTGCCAGCGCCGTGCTCTGCGTTGCAGCGACGAGGCAGGCCTGGCCACGGCGCGGAGCACCCTGCAGGCGCTGGGGCTGGCACCGAGCGAGCAGGACTGCTGCCACGTGCAGCAGGTCTGCCGGGCGGTGGTGACCCGTGCCGCGGAGCtctgtgccgcggggctggccGCCATCCTCAGCCACATGTGCCAGAGCCGGGAGCTGGAGCAGCTGAAGGCCAACGTGGGGGTGGACGGTGCTGTGTACCGGGGCCACGCCAGGTGAGGTGGCATGTGGGGACCACCCTGCCTCCCCCTGGCACCAGGGGCCACCCCAGCGGGAGGCAGCCAGCCTGGCCCTCGTTGTCCTCTCCCTCCCGCAGGTTCGGGGAGATCCTTCAGCGTGTGACCAAGCTGCTGGCCCCCGAGTGCATAGCCACCCTCATTCCCTCGGTGgatgggggtgggcggggggccgCCATGGTCACGGCGGTGGCGCTCCGCCTGGCGGCTCAGCGCCGCGAGGTGGACCAACTCCTGGCCCCGCTGTGGCTCAGCCCCACCGACCTGCAGCACGTCCAGGCGCTGATGCGGCAGGAGATGGAGCTGGGGCTGGCCCAGGACACCAACGTTCAGGCCTCTGTCCGCATGCTGCCCACCTACGTCTGTGGCACGCCGGATGGCACCGGTGAGGGCCGGGGTGGGGTATGGGGCCGAGGCTGGCCGGAGGGGGGGTGGAGGGGCGCCGCGGCCCTGCTGACACCCCGCACCGACTCCCTGCAGAGAGAGGCGATTTCCTGGCACTGGACCTGGGGGGCACCAACTTCCGCGTGCTGGTGGTGCACTTGGCGCAGGACGGCATCCACATGGTCAGCGAGATCTACGTCATCCCGCTGGCCGTGATGCAGGGCACCAGCGAAGCGGT
The sequence above is a segment of the Struthio camelus isolate bStrCam1 chromosome 13, bStrCam1.hap1, whole genome shotgun sequence genome. Coding sequences within it:
- the HK3 gene encoding hexokinase-3 isoform X3, which translates into the protein MPEDITQGKGEALFNFIAQCLCQFLDGVCPGDPQQRLPLGFVFPFSCRQTRLDQGELIAWSKGFHCSEVEGQDVVQLLQAAINKQERYHVDVVALMNNTVGTMMSCSTEGMPCEVGLVIDVGTNSCFMAEAWHVEMAEETSGRMCVNTEWGSFGDNGALSDVLTCYDQRVDEESAKPGEKRFEKLVGGLYLGEIVRHVLAKLAAEGALFGGGGVPVLGTKDVFKTQQVLEMIDDEAGLATARSTLQALGLAPSEQDCCHVQQVCRAVVTRAAELCAAGLAAILSHMCQSRELEQLKANVGVDGAVYRGHARFGEILQRVTKLLAPECIATLIPSVDGGGRGAAMVTAVALRLAAQRREVDQLLAPLWLSPTDLQHVQALMRQEMELGLAQDTNVQASVRMLPTYVCGTPDGTERGDFLALDLGGTNFRVLVVHLAQDGIHMVSEIYVIPLAVMQGTSEALFDHIIDCIVDFQQKQGLTGQRLPLGFTFSFPCQQLGLDKAVLLSWTKGFSVSGCVGHDVVQLLREAAQRKQHCALDVVAVVNDTVGTMMSCGYDDPNCEIGLIVGTGTNACYMEEMKNVGTVEGEEGRMCINMEWGAFGDNGCLDDIFTDFDRLVDEQTINPGKQRFEKLISGMYLGEIVRYILLALVEKHILFRGKPSPKLQTRDIFQTKFLSAIEIDGLGLRRVRAILQDLELDASFEDSVLVREVCQAVSLRAAQLCAAGLAAVTEKMRESRGLAQLAVTVGVDGTLYKLHPRFSQHLQRTLQDLAPRCAVTFMPSEDGSGKGAALVAAVHCRATRPPGPLPPPQPQ
- the HK3 gene encoding hexokinase-3 isoform X1, whose protein sequence is MSRYQVQRVLLELTLSLETLQAVKGRLQEAMAEGLSRQTHARATVQMLPTYICSTPDGTEKGDFLVVELRRSHVRTLWVTLAGDGNQSPQLQDQLFDMPEDITQGKGEALFNFIAQCLCQFLDGVCPGDPQQRLPLGFVFPFSCRQTRLDQGELIAWSKGFHCSEVEGQDVVQLLQAAINKQERYHVDVVALMNNTVGTMMSCSTEGMPCEVGLVIDVGTNSCFMAEAWHVEMAEETSGRMCVNTEWGSFGDNGALSDVLTCYDQRVDEESAKPGEKRFEKLVGGLYLGEIVRHVLAKLAAEGALFGGGGVPVLGTKDVFKTQQVLEMIDDEAGLATARSTLQALGLAPSEQDCCHVQQVCRAVVTRAAELCAAGLAAILSHMCQSRELEQLKANVGVDGAVYRGHARFGEILQRVTKLLAPECIATLIPSVDGGGRGAAMVTAVALRLAAQRREVDQLLAPLWLSPTDLQHVQALMRQEMELGLAQDTNVQASVRMLPTYVCGTPDGTERGDFLALDLGGTNFRVLVVHLAQDGIHMVSEIYVIPLAVMQGTSEALFDHIIDCIVDFQQKQGLTGQRLPLGFTFSFPCQQLGLDKAVLLSWTKGFSVSGCVGHDVVQLLREAAQRKQHCALDVVAVVNDTVGTMMSCGYDDPNCEIGLIVGTGTNACYMEEMKNVGTVEGEEGRMCINMEWGAFGDNGCLDDIFTDFDRLVDEQTINPGKQRFEKLISGMYLGEIVRYILLALVEKHILFRGKPSPKLQTRDIFQTKFLSAIEIDGLGLRRVRAILQDLELDASFEDSVLVREVCQAVSLRAAQLCAAGLAAVTEKMRESRGLAQLAVTVGVDGTLYKLHPRFSQHLQRTLQDLAPRCAVTFMPSEDGSGKGAALVAAVHCRATRPPGPLPPPQPQ
- the HK3 gene encoding hexokinase-3 isoform X2 yields the protein MAEGLSRQTHARATVQMLPTYICSTPDGTEKGDFLVVELRRSHVRTLWVTLAGDGNQSPQLQDQLFDMPEDITQGKGEALFNFIAQCLCQFLDGVCPGDPQQRLPLGFVFPFSCRQTRLDQGELIAWSKGFHCSEVEGQDVVQLLQAAINKQERYHVDVVALMNNTVGTMMSCSTEGMPCEVGLVIDVGTNSCFMAEAWHVEMAEETSGRMCVNTEWGSFGDNGALSDVLTCYDQRVDEESAKPGEKRFEKLVGGLYLGEIVRHVLAKLAAEGALFGGGGVPVLGTKDVFKTQQVLEMIDDEAGLATARSTLQALGLAPSEQDCCHVQQVCRAVVTRAAELCAAGLAAILSHMCQSRELEQLKANVGVDGAVYRGHARFGEILQRVTKLLAPECIATLIPSVDGGGRGAAMVTAVALRLAAQRREVDQLLAPLWLSPTDLQHVQALMRQEMELGLAQDTNVQASVRMLPTYVCGTPDGTERGDFLALDLGGTNFRVLVVHLAQDGIHMVSEIYVIPLAVMQGTSEALFDHIIDCIVDFQQKQGLTGQRLPLGFTFSFPCQQLGLDKAVLLSWTKGFSVSGCVGHDVVQLLREAAQRKQHCALDVVAVVNDTVGTMMSCGYDDPNCEIGLIVGTGTNACYMEEMKNVGTVEGEEGRMCINMEWGAFGDNGCLDDIFTDFDRLVDEQTINPGKQRFEKLISGMYLGEIVRYILLALVEKHILFRGKPSPKLQTRDIFQTKFLSAIEIDGLGLRRVRAILQDLELDASFEDSVLVREVCQAVSLRAAQLCAAGLAAVTEKMRESRGLAQLAVTVGVDGTLYKLHPRFSQHLQRTLQDLAPRCAVTFMPSEDGSGKGAALVAAVHCRATRPPGPLPPPQPQ